The sequence below is a genomic window from Sphingobacterium sp. ML3W.
ATTGGCAGAAGTGTTTGTTTTTCAATTAAAACAAAGTAATGCATCATTTGTTATTTTTGAAATCTATCAGCATCACTCCTATTATTGTGCTTCAGTATAAAATCTTATAATTTAAACCTCAAATGTTACAGTATTAATTTTTATTTAAAAGAGATATTTGTATACGTTAATTTAAATCAAACTATGGATCATACATATCAAATAACGGGCATGACCTGCAACGGGTGCCGTTCCAAAATAGAAGAGACACTCAACCATATACCAGGAATAAAGGCAAAGGTGACTTTAGATCCTCCAGAAGCAATTATTGAAGGAGAAATTTTAATTGACATACAAGAAATAAATGAGGAACTATTAAAAATTGGTGATTATCAGCTAAATGAAAACATATCTGGCAAATACATATGCCCTATGTATTGCGAAGGTCATGACAAGACCTATGATCAGGCAGGTTCATGTCCAGTTTGTGGTATGCACCTGGTTCCCGTCGAGTCATTACCTAATCATAAAGATAAGACAACAAAATCTTCTTGTTCATCCAACAAAGGCAACAAAACTACAATCCATACTAATACGGTAGAAGCTTCTGGCAAATACATCTGCCCTATGTATTGCGAAGGTCATGACAAGATCTATAATCAGGCTGGTTCATGTCCAGTTTGTGGTATGCACCTGGTTCCCGTCGAGTCATTACATGAACATAAAGAAGCCGCAACAAAATCTTCTTGCTGTTCATCTAGCAAGAATAAGAATTTAGAAAAACCAAAAGCTACCGCTAAGTCAGCAGGCAAATACTATTGTCCGATGATGTGTGAGGGCGATAAGCTATATGATCAAGCAGGTTCCTGTCCAGTCTGCGGTATGAACCTGGAGAAGATACCCGAAAAAAAACCTTCTTTAATATATAGCTGCCCCATGCACCCAGAGGTAGAAAGTGACAAACCTGGCTCATGCCCTATCTGCGGTATGGACCTTGTCCCCAATGCTGCCGCAGAAGAAGAAGATCATACCTATTCAAATTTGAAGAAGAAGTTTTGGACCGCACTCCTATTTACCGTTCCGTTGTTTATACTTTCCATGGGTGAAATGATTCCTGGTAACCCAATTGGTCAAGTCATTACTCCGCAGATGTCAGGATGGATCCAATTGTTTTTAACGGTTCCAGTCGTATTTTATGCTACTTGGATGTTTTTTGAGCGTGCATGGACATCCTTTAAAACCTGGAACTTAAACATGTTCAGTTTAATTGGTCTAGGAGCTGGAGCCGGATTTATTTATAGTGTGGTAGCATTATTGTTTCCCTCTCTGTTTCCCGATGCCCTGCTTGGTCATCATGGTCAGGTTGCGCTTTACTTCGAGTCCGTTGCTGTTATCTTAACCTTGGTGTTATTAGGGCAACTGATGGAAGCAAAAGCACATTCTAGAACTAACTCAGCTATTAAAGAGCTCATCAAATTATCACCTGCAGAAGCAAATTTAGTTGAAAACGGAATCGAGAAGAAAATCGCTGTAGAAGATATTTTGTTGGAGCAGATCCTACGCGTTAAACCAGGAGAAAAAATTCCGGTAGATGGTGAGATTACCTCTGGCAACAGTACCATTGACGAATCCATGTTGACCGGAGAACCTGTACCCGTAGATAAATCGGTGGGCGATAAAGTAAGTGC
It includes:
- a CDS encoding heavy metal translocating P-type ATPase; its protein translation is MDHTYQITGMTCNGCRSKIEETLNHIPGIKAKVTLDPPEAIIEGEILIDIQEINEELLKIGDYQLNENISGKYICPMYCEGHDKTYDQAGSCPVCGMHLVPVESLPNHKDKTTKSSCSSNKGNKTTIHTNTVEASGKYICPMYCEGHDKIYNQAGSCPVCGMHLVPVESLHEHKEAATKSSCCSSSKNKNLEKPKATAKSAGKYYCPMMCEGDKLYDQAGSCPVCGMNLEKIPEKKPSLIYSCPMHPEVESDKPGSCPICGMDLVPNAAAEEEDHTYSNLKKKFWTALLFTVPLFILSMGEMIPGNPIGQVITPQMSGWIQLFLTVPVVFYATWMFFERAWTSFKTWNLNMFSLIGLGAGAGFIYSVVALLFPSLFPDALLGHHGQVALYFESVAVILTLVLLGQLMEAKAHSRTNSAIKELIKLSPAEANLVENGIEKKIAVEDILLEQILRVKPGEKIPVDGEITSGNSTIDESMLTGEPVPVDKSVGDKVSAGTINGNQTFLMSASRVGDDTLLAQIIEMVNSASRSKAPIQKMTDRVSRIFVPIVIAMAILTFIVWMIYGQESKLAFALANALAVLIVACPCALGLATPMSVMVGIGKGAKNGILIKNAEALEKLDKVNVLVTDKTGTITEGRPSLEDVQSTSTNTHDELLILAASVNANSSHPLAEAVVKKAKELNLSLLEADKFDTVNGKGVFGHIHNEKILLGNEALLFDDGITITDQIKARVASEQEKGRTVSYLAKGNALLGYLVIADKIKDTAKQAIHYLMDHGVDVIMLTGDNAKTAKAVADELGIKHFKAQALPEDKLLEIKKLQQEGKVVAMAGDGINDAPALAQADIGIAMGTGTDVAIESSEVTLLKGDLLGVVKAKVLSHKLVRNIKQNLLFAFLYNVLGIPIAAGILYPTFGILLSPMLAAAAMSLSSLSVILNSLRLNVVNIDVK